A portion of the bacterium genome contains these proteins:
- a CDS encoding DUF2804 domain-containing protein yields the protein MTHLPDYMPIVSAKMETGSYVPAYLEREIHAPVDLCDPRGHLRPEAVGWSRFPIVRANLYGTWPRKKKWNFWNWISPEFVLSATIANIDYAAFCSVSFIDFDTGVSEGHTAFKLPGSVPMPEHVEQSVRFSGGGIEYENQNDSGDATVRIESPAGGGKPIRADFTVHKPAGHESLNIVVPWSDRRFQLNSKHNTLPCEGEIRIGDRRFEMKPDTCHAVQDFGRGIWPYRSFWNWAVCTGIQGEDAIGVNMGAKWTTGTGANENGILLNGKLHKIMEDLHWSYDTGDWMKPWHVQSKHSDVLDLVLHPLVLHRKNQNFGVIASGGICCFGRWKGRIRVDDRIIEIDDLIGWAEEFAHRW from the coding sequence ATGACTCATCTTCCAGACTACATGCCGATCGTGAGCGCGAAGATGGAGACGGGGAGCTATGTCCCGGCCTATCTCGAGCGCGAGATCCATGCCCCCGTCGATCTCTGCGATCCCCGGGGGCACCTGCGTCCGGAGGCCGTGGGCTGGTCCAGGTTTCCGATCGTGCGAGCGAATCTGTATGGGACCTGGCCCCGGAAGAAGAAGTGGAACTTCTGGAACTGGATCAGTCCGGAATTCGTGCTCTCCGCGACGATCGCCAATATCGACTACGCGGCTTTCTGCTCGGTGTCGTTCATCGATTTCGATACCGGAGTGAGTGAAGGCCACACAGCGTTCAAACTCCCGGGCAGTGTCCCGATGCCCGAGCACGTCGAGCAGTCGGTGAGGTTTTCCGGCGGGGGGATCGAGTACGAGAACCAGAATGACAGCGGGGACGCCACGGTTCGAATCGAAAGCCCGGCCGGTGGAGGCAAGCCGATCCGTGCTGACTTCACGGTCCACAAGCCCGCCGGACACGAGAGCCTCAATATCGTGGTCCCGTGGAGTGACCGTCGCTTCCAGCTGAACTCGAAGCACAACACACTTCCATGTGAGGGAGAGATCCGCATCGGAGATCGTCGTTTCGAAATGAAACCCGATACCTGCCACGCCGTTCAGGATTTCGGTCGGGGAATCTGGCCTTATCGCTCCTTCTGGAACTGGGCCGTCTGTACCGGCATCCAGGGGGAGGATGCGATCGGCGTCAATATGGGAGCCAAATGGACCACGGGAACCGGGGCAAACGAAAATGGGATCCTCCTGAACGGAAAGCTCCACAAGATCATGGAGGATCTGCATTGGAGCTACGATACCGGCGACTGGATGAAGCCGTGGCATGTCCAATCCAAACACAGCGACGTGCTCGATCTGGTGCTCCATCCGCTCGTTCTGCACCGCAAGAATCAGAATTTTGGCGTCATCGCGAGTGGAGGGATTTGCTGTTTCGGCCGCTGGAAGGGACGCATCCGCGTCGACGACCGGATCATCGAGATCGACGACCTGATCGGCTGGGCCGAAGAGTTCGCACATCGCTGGTGA
- a CDS encoding amidohydrolase family protein, whose protein sequence is MSDSSKPRTVSGSAIAFLYSLLGSLSLVHFVFLVVLARYVSTLSVVFFAAAMLLFVPLTRRILAKLPLLGRAWIRVPLFLFLILYAHVLLDRGDYAQIVSVDRAFANATIITGQRDADVIERGTILVDSEGKIVAVGSADSIQIPDDFETVDLEGKTLMPGLINAHGHLLMRGRDPDVSMDMNSFAIPAWLLDTLVSFLGTYPGKRIVVFVMERNTRDAVRAGVTTLRSVGDPHYYDVAVRKRLESGRTIGPRLLVSGPLLCVTGGHAHQIGLIIDSPDEARRAVRASLRHGVDVIKIASTGGVSDSRRLGEAGELQMTPEEISAVVEEAHRKRILVTSHAESAAGVKEALRAGVDNIEHGAELDDEAIALFKNNPRSLRGYTTLHPTLSVISGGLELTDAVRENPAAYIMFQNGSQVKKAMISGYKRAVAGGIKIGVGTDAGLVLHSHVWKEMKYLVAHGGISNAEAIHIGTLGTAESIGVDEITGSVEAGKYADFVVLDGNPIDDLTVLAKPSLVVARGVVIEP, encoded by the coding sequence ATGAGTGATTCTTCGAAACCCCGCACCGTTTCTGGTTCCGCGATTGCGTTTCTCTATTCGTTGCTGGGAAGCCTCTCGCTCGTCCATTTCGTCTTTCTCGTGGTATTGGCGCGGTACGTCTCGACTCTCTCCGTGGTGTTTTTCGCCGCTGCGATGCTTCTCTTCGTACCTTTGACGCGTCGTATCCTGGCGAAACTCCCGCTCCTGGGCCGCGCGTGGATTCGCGTACCGCTGTTCCTGTTCTTGATCCTCTACGCACACGTCCTGCTCGATCGCGGTGACTACGCGCAGATCGTCAGCGTCGATCGCGCGTTCGCGAATGCGACGATCATCACGGGCCAACGCGATGCCGATGTGATCGAACGGGGGACCATCCTGGTCGATTCCGAGGGAAAGATCGTCGCCGTGGGAAGCGCCGACTCCATTCAGATCCCGGATGATTTCGAGACCGTTGATCTCGAGGGAAAGACCCTCATGCCAGGCTTGATCAACGCCCACGGTCACCTGTTGATGCGCGGTCGCGATCCCGACGTCTCGATGGACATGAACAGCTTCGCTATCCCGGCCTGGCTGCTCGACACACTGGTCTCGTTTCTCGGTACCTATCCCGGTAAGCGCATCGTCGTCTTTGTCATGGAGCGAAACACCCGAGATGCAGTCAGAGCCGGTGTGACGACGCTTCGTTCCGTGGGGGACCCGCACTACTACGACGTGGCTGTTCGCAAGCGGCTGGAGAGCGGTCGTACGATTGGTCCGCGCTTGCTGGTATCCGGTCCGCTGTTATGCGTGACCGGGGGGCACGCCCACCAGATCGGCCTGATCATCGACAGCCCCGACGAGGCTCGGCGCGCGGTTCGTGCTTCCCTGCGCCACGGAGTCGATGTGATCAAGATCGCGAGTACCGGTGGCGTTTCCGATTCGAGGCGTCTCGGTGAAGCGGGTGAGCTCCAGATGACCCCGGAGGAGATCTCCGCTGTCGTGGAGGAGGCCCATCGAAAGCGAATCCTGGTGACGTCTCATGCGGAGAGTGCGGCCGGTGTGAAGGAGGCGTTGCGGGCCGGCGTCGACAACATCGAGCACGGTGCGGAGCTCGACGATGAAGCCATCGCGTTGTTCAAGAACAATCCGCGCTCACTGCGAGGTTACACGACACTCCATCCCACGCTGTCCGTCATCTCCGGCGGACTCGAGTTGACGGACGCGGTTCGCGAAAATCCCGCCGCCTATATCATGTTCCAGAACGGGTCCCAGGTGAAAAAGGCGATGATCAGCGGTTACAAGAGAGCGGTTGCCGGGGGTATCAAGATTGGGGTTGGCACCGATGCCGGGCTCGTACTGCACTCCCACGTCTGGAAGGAGATGAAGTACCTGGTCGCCCACGGCGGAATTTCGAACGCAGAGGCGATCCACATCGGTACGCTCGGAACCGCAGAGAGCATCGGTGTAGATGAGATCACAGGAAGTGTCGAGGCGGGGAAGTACGCGGACTTCGTCGTGCTGGACGGCAACCCGATCGATGATCTGACCGTACTGGCAAAGCCTTCACTCGTGGT